A region of Paenibacillus sp. JNUCC-31 DNA encodes the following proteins:
- a CDS encoding carbohydrate ABC transporter permease yields MEKVFGNKLAIFIFVFPGILLFVLTFLAPIALSGYYSLTNTLGPGTTINMVGLQNYIDLLFHDKQFWHSLRNALLLGGGLIIVQHPICILFAILLDQVGGKAEKLLRTIFFIPCLISVVVLSKMWVSLLDPNFGILNKLLDMIGLDFLMRAWLGDQSTALGSILFILIWSGFGWGLLFYYAGVKGIPEDLYEAAKLDGAAGFKLHSRITLPLLAPVISVQVTLAIISALKTMDMVFLTTRGGPGDSTQFLGVYLYEKAFTSNQFGYANAISILFIIICLIATYLSNKLIRSETLEG; encoded by the coding sequence ATGGAGAAAGTATTTGGAAACAAATTGGCAATTTTTATTTTTGTCTTTCCTGGTATTCTACTGTTCGTTCTTACTTTTTTGGCTCCGATTGCTCTAAGCGGGTACTATTCATTGACGAATACTCTCGGGCCAGGAACGACAATTAATATGGTCGGACTGCAAAACTATATAGATCTCCTTTTTCACGATAAACAATTCTGGCATTCTCTGCGGAATGCTCTATTGCTAGGCGGAGGTTTAATCATTGTACAGCATCCGATTTGCATTCTCTTTGCGATCCTGCTTGACCAAGTTGGCGGCAAGGCCGAGAAGCTTTTAAGGACGATCTTTTTCATTCCGTGCCTTATTTCGGTTGTAGTCTTATCAAAAATGTGGGTTTCCCTGCTTGATCCGAACTTCGGCATTCTGAACAAACTGTTGGACATGATTGGACTTGACTTTCTTATGCGTGCGTGGCTAGGAGACCAAAGCACGGCGCTCGGCTCCATATTATTTATATTGATTTGGTCTGGTTTTGGCTGGGGATTGTTGTTTTATTATGCAGGCGTGAAGGGAATACCCGAGGACCTGTACGAGGCTGCCAAATTGGACGGGGCTGCTGGATTTAAGCTGCATTCACGCATTACGCTCCCCCTTTTGGCTCCGGTTATCTCCGTTCAAGTAACACTGGCGATCATCTCTGCTTTGAAGACGATGGACATGGTGTTTCTGACGACAAGGGGTGGCCCAGGTGATTCAACGCAGTTTTTAGGCGTCTACTTGTATGAGAAGGCGTTTACTTCCAACCAATTCGGATACGCAAACGCGATATCAATTCTATTTATTATCATTTGCTTAATTGCTACATATCTCAGCAATAAGTTGATACGCAGCGAAACGCTGGAAGGATAG
- a CDS encoding ABC transporter substrate-binding protein, with protein MHKQKKWARNFFLTAIVLTTLMALTACNSKNNDGSGTNENLSTTSETGKKPVTLRFLSNLPDRKTGQGLAEQTVIDNFEKDNPDIEIDLEALATDPFGNKLKIYMASNEPIDVSMVQSGATLNTLVQAGYIRELDQQDYDNDTYSFFPGVLKNFIFDGKLYGLPRNSDYEVIYYNKKLFADYGVKVPTTFAELRDTANAFRAKGIIPMSTNGKELWTFAEMYQNIAQRYSGDQNLILEAIDKKIKLEDDDSFLKAAQFMAELRDNKMFQDGYMAADYGASKNLFTQERAAMWYMGSWESGMASDNQLSQEFRDNLGVLKFPTVEGGKGKDSDLLSWNGGGYAIISKSKHPEEAKKFFDYMMRADQWAKAAWETGGAVPAQKYELTGEETDVQKQLTDVLVNATSTAGASAIDYGTAKFKDEYTKQFGMFFSSSMKPEELVVELQKTIDNQ; from the coding sequence ATGCATAAACAAAAAAAGTGGGCCCGAAACTTCTTTTTAACGGCGATCGTGCTAACAACCTTAATGGCTCTTACCGCATGCAACAGCAAAAACAACGATGGGAGCGGTACGAATGAGAATCTGTCGACGACGTCGGAAACCGGTAAAAAGCCCGTGACACTCCGCTTTCTCTCGAATTTGCCTGACCGTAAGACCGGTCAAGGTCTTGCCGAACAAACTGTAATCGACAATTTCGAGAAAGACAACCCGGACATCGAGATAGACCTCGAGGCGTTGGCTACTGATCCTTTCGGCAACAAATTAAAGATTTATATGGCCTCTAATGAACCAATTGATGTGTCCATGGTTCAAAGCGGAGCTACTCTGAATACGCTGGTGCAAGCCGGCTACATCAGGGAACTCGATCAGCAAGATTACGACAATGATACGTACAGCTTCTTCCCGGGCGTGTTAAAGAATTTTATATTCGACGGGAAATTATACGGGTTGCCGCGGAACAGCGACTACGAGGTCATTTATTACAATAAAAAATTGTTTGCTGACTATGGCGTAAAGGTGCCTACGACATTTGCGGAGCTCCGTGACACAGCCAATGCGTTCCGTGCCAAAGGAATTATTCCAATGTCCACAAATGGCAAAGAACTTTGGACATTCGCCGAAATGTACCAAAATATTGCACAACGTTACAGCGGTGACCAAAACCTTATTCTAGAGGCCATAGACAAGAAGATCAAACTAGAGGATGACGACAGTTTTCTAAAGGCTGCACAGTTTATGGCTGAGCTACGCGATAATAAGATGTTCCAAGACGGTTATATGGCAGCAGATTATGGTGCGTCCAAAAACCTGTTTACCCAAGAAAGAGCAGCGATGTGGTACATGGGTTCTTGGGAATCGGGGATGGCGTCCGATAATCAGCTTTCACAAGAGTTCCGGGATAACTTGGGTGTTCTTAAGTTTCCAACGGTTGAAGGAGGTAAGGGTAAAGACTCGGATCTTCTTTCCTGGAACGGTGGAGGGTATGCGATTATTAGCAAGTCCAAGCATCCAGAAGAGGCAAAGAAATTCTTCGATTACATGATGCGCGCTGACCAATGGGCGAAAGCCGCGTGGGAAACTGGAGGGGCAGTTCCTGCTCAAAAGTATGAATTGACTGGAGAGGAAACGGATGTTCAGAAGCAACTTACGGACGTGCTGGTAAACGCGACTTCGACGGCAGGTGCTTCAGCGATCGATTATGGAACAGCTAAATTCAAAGATGAGTATACAAAACAATTCGGCATGTTCTTCTCCTCCAGCATGAAGCCGGAAGAACTTGTGGTTGAGCTGCAAAAAACGATCGATAACCAATAA
- a CDS encoding glycoside hydrolase family 5 protein: protein MNPIMFEGTHCEDEAWLCRTLPKELKLDRYKQHRNTFITERDFAYIANKGLNAIRIPIPHFIFGDVEPFVGCIEYLDKAFDWAERHGLQILIDLHTAPGSQNGFDNGGLCGVCKWSQDPAGVEFVLNVLERLAQRYANRVGLWGIEILNEPINAELWAQIQNHYIAVDKEEAKGSGPVTSEFLRDFYVDAYWRMRKHLPEEKVIVFHDGFRLHEWKNFMQESKFVNVVLDTHMYLRMAAYTGIATNVDEFVAYIENNFAKDVAEMQAYFPVIVGEWCLSTIEKNFKGFSSEEQKTIQQKLAKAFLDAWENGQGWFYWSYKQLHDTSHGSEWEGWDSWDWGKCVELGWMPGNYA, encoded by the coding sequence ATGAATCCGATAATGTTCGAGGGAACGCATTGCGAGGACGAGGCTTGGCTTTGCAGAACGCTACCCAAGGAATTGAAGCTCGACCGTTATAAGCAGCATCGAAACACGTTTATTACCGAGCGAGACTTTGCCTACATAGCCAACAAAGGATTGAACGCGATCAGAATTCCAATACCTCATTTCATTTTTGGTGATGTTGAGCCATTTGTCGGGTGTATCGAATATCTCGACAAAGCATTTGATTGGGCGGAGAGACATGGTCTCCAAATTTTGATCGATCTGCATACAGCGCCTGGAAGCCAAAATGGTTTTGATAACGGTGGACTCTGCGGTGTATGTAAGTGGAGTCAGGATCCTGCAGGGGTTGAATTTGTCTTAAACGTATTGGAACGTCTTGCACAACGATATGCGAATCGGGTGGGGTTATGGGGAATTGAAATCCTTAATGAACCTATCAACGCAGAGCTATGGGCCCAGATTCAAAATCACTACATTGCTGTTGATAAGGAAGAAGCGAAAGGTTCAGGTCCAGTGACAAGCGAGTTCTTAAGAGACTTCTACGTTGATGCGTACTGGAGAATGAGAAAGCATCTTCCAGAAGAGAAGGTCATCGTATTCCATGACGGATTTCGGCTTCATGAATGGAAGAACTTTATGCAGGAATCCAAATTCGTAAACGTTGTGCTTGATACACACATGTATCTGAGAATGGCTGCTTATACCGGAATAGCAACAAATGTGGATGAATTTGTGGCCTACATTGAAAACAACTTTGCGAAGGACGTTGCAGAGATGCAAGCCTATTTTCCGGTGATCGTAGGTGAATGGTGCCTGTCCACTATTGAGAAAAACTTTAAGGGCTTTAGCTCAGAAGAGCAAAAAACCATTCAGCAGAAGCTCGCTAAGGCATTCCTCGATGCTTGGGAGAATGGACAAGGCTGGTTTTATTGGAGCTATAAGCAGTTGCATGATACAAGTCACGGATCCGAGTGGGAAGGTTGGGACTCTTGGGATTGGGGCAAATGCGTTGAGTTGGGCTGGATGCCGGGTAATTATGCATAA
- a CDS encoding type 2 periplasmic-binding domain-containing protein encodes MRKKMRVIPSVVVTAVLFNLLLGCSTGNNSNKAINENSEIKTKINIVNGKIDPPVTLNIIRGEDQTMLFKNGETIDNNIHYRWAKEALGVDIKTLWTAPTTGDGYDTKLKLLLSSGERLPDVFVANSADTINTYLKSGKVLNAGEAFEKYASPTYKAAMNEVPSAWLPFTKDGQKLALPIINENFGSQSVMWIRQDWLDKLKLKAPTTIEELEIVMDAFTNQDPDGNGKKDTIALDYVTNGTEMLGSPIGDTSWIFGMFGAIPERWYPGEDGKLQYGSIQPGIKKALEKMREWKSKGYLPSDIALHNFNTIVQNVAAAKVGIVGGQYWLMGYPGSMMLQADPNAEFRPYPLPEGIDGKNMRTIGNDYEGAILISKDISEESLQALFHYMNTLYSIYDKPDLSLFKGFQEGYDYTIQDGKVTTKTEDIPGGYISTTKYLLPGRPVYQSKMKEIRMKFIEGKKETAEDLAVMFTAGISGMESPLDKYNYDALRVVSEQLSADVPQYYQGPATRVMISRNELLSKMQMDTYTKIIYGEENLNAFDSFVEKWKSSGGEEITEEVNEWYESIK; translated from the coding sequence ATGAGAAAGAAAATGCGAGTAATTCCATCTGTCGTTGTGACTGCTGTTCTTTTTAATTTGCTACTGGGTTGTAGTACTGGAAACAATTCAAACAAAGCAATAAATGAAAATAGTGAAATTAAAACAAAAATTAATATTGTTAATGGAAAAATTGATCCACCTGTTACGCTAAATATAATCCGGGGCGAGGATCAGACCATGCTGTTCAAGAACGGAGAAACGATCGATAACAATATTCACTACCGCTGGGCTAAAGAGGCCTTGGGGGTAGATATTAAAACCTTATGGACAGCGCCCACGACTGGCGATGGTTATGATACTAAGCTTAAACTCTTGTTATCATCAGGAGAACGTTTGCCAGATGTTTTCGTCGCCAATAGTGCTGATACAATCAATACGTACTTAAAATCAGGCAAAGTACTGAATGCAGGCGAAGCTTTTGAGAAATATGCATCTCCCACTTACAAAGCAGCGATGAATGAAGTACCTTCGGCATGGCTACCCTTCACGAAAGATGGACAGAAGCTTGCTTTACCCATTATCAATGAAAATTTCGGGTCACAATCGGTGATGTGGATTCGCCAAGATTGGTTGGATAAGCTTAAATTGAAAGCGCCTACAACTATTGAAGAACTGGAAATTGTTATGGACGCGTTTACCAATCAGGATCCGGACGGAAACGGGAAAAAAGATACGATTGCCTTGGACTATGTTACTAACGGAACGGAAATGCTTGGTTCCCCCATCGGTGACACTTCCTGGATTTTTGGAATGTTTGGAGCAATTCCGGAGAGATGGTATCCAGGAGAGGACGGCAAGCTGCAGTATGGTTCCATTCAACCGGGGATCAAGAAAGCACTGGAAAAAATGAGAGAGTGGAAATCGAAGGGGTATCTACCGAGCGATATCGCACTCCATAATTTCAATACCATCGTACAAAATGTCGCTGCGGCGAAAGTCGGGATCGTTGGTGGCCAATATTGGCTCATGGGTTATCCTGGTTCCATGATGCTACAAGCTGACCCGAATGCTGAATTCCGACCCTATCCACTTCCTGAGGGGATCGATGGGAAAAACATGCGCACAATCGGCAATGACTATGAGGGTGCAATCTTAATCAGTAAGGATATTTCGGAGGAATCTCTCCAAGCGCTCTTCCACTATATGAACACGTTATATTCTATCTACGATAAACCGGATTTATCCTTGTTCAAAGGGTTTCAAGAAGGCTACGATTATACCATTCAAGACGGTAAAGTGACAACAAAGACGGAGGATATTCCGGGTGGATATATATCTACGACAAAATATTTACTTCCCGGTAGGCCCGTTTACCAATCTAAAATGAAAGAGATTAGAATGAAGTTTATCGAAGGAAAAAAAGAAACTGCTGAGGATCTCGCCGTTATGTTTACTGCTGGAATAAGTGGCATGGAAAGTCCTTTAGACAAATATAATTACGACGCATTAAGGGTAGTTTCAGAACAACTTTCTGCAGACGTGCCACAATATTACCAAGGTCCGGCGACCCGAGTGATGATTTCAAGGAACGAATTGCTTAGTAAAATGCAAATGGACACATATACCAAAATTATTTATGGGGAAGAAAACCTGAATGCTTTTGATTCCTTCGTAGAAAAGTGGAAATCCTCCGGTGGGGAAGAAATTACGGAAGAAGTCAACGAATGGTACGAATCCATTAAGTGA